From the Rhinolophus sinicus isolate RSC01 linkage group LG02, ASM3656204v1, whole genome shotgun sequence genome, one window contains:
- the AICDA gene encoding single-stranded DNA cytosine deaminase: protein MCGANALSVSEAAGLEASLSLASYLQGATKDTLDSTMDSLLMKQRKFLYHFKNVRWAKGRHETYLCYVVKRRDSATSFSLDFGYLRNKSGCHVELLFLRYISDWDLDPGRCYRVTWFTSWSPCYDCARHVANFLKGNPNLSLRIFTARLYFCEDRKAEPEGLRRLHRAGVQIAIMTFKDYFYCWNTFVENRERTFKAWEGLHENSVRLSRQLRRILLPLYEVDDLRDAFRTLGL, encoded by the exons ATGTGTGGGGCCAATGCACTGTCAGTCAGTGAAGCAGCTGGGCTTGAAGCAAGCCTTTCCTTGGCCTCATACTTGCAGGGAGCCACGAAAGACACTCTGGATTCCACTATGGACAG CCTCCTGATGAAGCAGAGGAAGTTTCTTTACCATTTCAAAAACGTCCGCTGGGCTAAGGGTCGGCATGAGACCTACTTGTGCTATGTGGTGAAACGGCGAGACAGTGCCACCTCCTTTTCATTGGACTTTGGTTACCTTCGAAACAAG TCAGGTTGCCACGTGGAATTGCTCTTCCTTCGCTACATCTCCGACTGGGACCTGGACCCTGGCCGGTGCTACCGTGTCACCTGGTTCACCTCTTGGAGTCCCTGCTACGACTGTGCCCGGCACGTGGCTAACTTTCTAAAAGGGAACCCCAATCTCAGCCTGAGGATCTTCACCGCGCGCCTCTACTTCTGCGAGGACCGCAAGGCTGAGCCCGAGGGGCTGCGGCGGCTGCACCGCGCTGGGGTCCAAATCGCCATCATGACCTTCAAAG attatttttattgctggaATACTTTTGTGGAAAATCGTGAACGAACTTTCAAAGCCTGGGAGGGGCTGCACGAAAATTCAGTTCGTCTATCCAGACAGCTTCGACGCATCCTTTTG cccctATATGAGGTTGATGACTTACGAGATGCATTTCGTACTTTGGGACTTTGA